The following proteins come from a genomic window of Bartonella apihabitans:
- the ftsZ gene encoding cell division protein FtsZ yields MTINLHGPDITELKPRITVFGVGGGGGNAVNNMINAGLQGVDFVVANTDAQALTMSKADRVIQLGAAVTEGLGAGALPEVGQAAAEECLDEIVDHLGNSHMVFITCGMGGGTGTGAAPVVARAAREKGILTVGVVTKPFHFEGARRMKTAEAGIEELQKCVDTLIVIPNQNLFRIANEQTTFADAFMMADQVLYSGVASITDLMIKEGLINLDFADVRSVMHEMGRAMMGTGEASGENRALAAAEAAIANPLLDETSMRGARGLLISITGGRDLTLFEVDEAANRIREEVDADANVIFGAIDDESLEGVIRVSVVATGIDRASVEGADTDGQGNQVSGPARKLENNAIPQAGPKAQLSEAKPQPMVEVMEALELEMNRPVEEPFRPQSEIFKVPSANAGVIPQRANPQIQASPTVHAQAQQMPQTPRMQAPRMSQPQQQAPVNMEATARVLDEMTEVPAMREKQAAPQQRPASVRMPELRDFPSVAREKANAAAHHQQAQQGPRSLWQKLTQSLIHRDEEPTARLEPAHKQNREPVLPNQEPRRQLSSDAAVYAPRRQPSAEPQPRQQPQQRQPVSEEDQLEIPAFLRRQAN; encoded by the coding sequence ATGACAATCAATCTGCACGGGCCAGATATTACAGAATTGAAGCCACGCATCACTGTTTTCGGTGTGGGCGGTGGCGGCGGTAACGCTGTCAATAATATGATCAATGCCGGCTTACAGGGCGTTGATTTTGTTGTCGCGAATACCGACGCCCAGGCATTGACCATGTCGAAGGCAGATCGTGTTATCCAGCTTGGTGCGGCCGTGACCGAAGGTCTTGGTGCCGGTGCACTTCCCGAAGTCGGGCAAGCTGCCGCCGAAGAATGCCTTGATGAAATTGTCGATCATCTCGGTAACTCCCACATGGTTTTCATTACCTGTGGTATGGGGGGCGGTACCGGTACCGGTGCTGCACCAGTGGTTGCCCGTGCAGCCAGAGAAAAAGGTATTTTGACTGTCGGTGTTGTTACCAAGCCCTTCCATTTCGAGGGTGCACGCCGCATGAAAACAGCCGAAGCCGGTATTGAAGAATTGCAAAAATGCGTTGACACGCTGATTGTTATTCCTAACCAGAACCTGTTCCGCATTGCCAATGAACAAACCACTTTTGCCGATGCGTTCATGATGGCCGATCAGGTGCTTTATTCCGGTGTTGCCTCGATCACCGATCTGATGATCAAAGAAGGCCTTATCAATCTCGATTTTGCCGATGTGCGTTCGGTTATGCATGAAATGGGCCGCGCCATGATGGGAACCGGCGAAGCTTCCGGTGAAAACCGTGCTCTTGCAGCAGCAGAAGCAGCGATTGCCAATCCGCTACTTGACGAAACGTCAATGCGCGGTGCTCGCGGCTTGTTGATCTCCATCACCGGTGGACGTGACCTTACTTTGTTCGAGGTTGACGAAGCTGCCAATCGTATCCGTGAAGAAGTCGATGCCGATGCAAATGTGATCTTCGGTGCGATTGATGACGAATCGCTTGAAGGTGTCATCCGCGTTTCGGTTGTCGCAACCGGTATCGACCGTGCAAGCGTTGAAGGTGCCGATACGGATGGACAGGGAAATCAGGTTTCAGGCCCTGCACGCAAGCTCGAGAATAATGCAATTCCACAGGCAGGCCCGAAAGCTCAACTTTCGGAAGCAAAACCGCAGCCGATGGTCGAAGTTATGGAAGCTTTGGAACTGGAAATGAACAGGCCTGTCGAGGAACCATTCCGTCCTCAGAGCGAAATTTTTAAAGTTCCTTCCGCCAATGCTGGTGTTATTCCGCAACGCGCCAATCCGCAAATTCAGGCTTCGCCAACGGTTCACGCACAGGCACAGCAAATGCCGCAAACACCGCGTATGCAGGCTCCGCGTATGTCGCAACCGCAGCAGCAAGCTCCGGTAAATATGGAAGCTACAGCCCGCGTACTTGACGAAATGACCGAAGTACCGGCAATGCGTGAAAAACAGGCAGCACCCCAACAGCGTCCGGCATCGGTCAGAATGCCTGAACTGCGTGATTTTCCGTCTGTTGCCCGCGAAAAAGCCAATGCAGCGGCTCATCACCAACAAGCTCAGCAAGGACCACGCAGTCTTTGGCAAAAATTGACGCAGAGTTTGATTCACCGCGATGAGGAACCGACAGCCCGTTTGGAACCCGCCCATAAACAGAATCGCGAGCCGGTTCTGCCTAATCAGGAACCACGCCGTCAATTGTCATCCGATGCTGCAGTTTATGCTCCTCGGCGGCAACCATCTGCTGAACCTCAACCACGTCAGCAACCACAACAACGCCAGCCGGTCAGCGAAGAAGACCAGTTGGAGATTCCGGCTTTCCTTCGCCGTCAGGCAAACTGA
- the ftsA gene encoding cell division protein FtsA, translating to MNLLGSGHNGLRKTRLLTVLDMGSSKVVCVIARLRPFDHMQYLPGRTHHIEILGFGVQRSRGIKSGVVMDMAAAEQSVRLAVDAAEKMAGLIVDSLIVNFSSARLKSVVVHGEYDVSGREVSSRDVRSVLASASRKAFALDRHIVHSVPLSYSLDSEKGISDPIGMTGNLLGVDVHVLTAETVPLRNLEACINRAHISVEAMVATPFASGLAVLVDDEARLGAACIDIGGGTTTFSVFSDNHFVHADAIPVGGNHVTLDIARGFSMPLEDAERLKVMHGSTLPGGVDDRHMISISPIADERSEMQYPRAVLTRIIQARVEEILEMVRDRLNRSGFGHVIGKRIVLTGGGSQLTGLPDTARKILGRNVRVGRPLGVSGLPTLAKGAAFSAVVGLMIYPQTASFEEKIVHTIGQLKTGTGGRFQRVGQWLRESF from the coding sequence ATGAATCTGCTCGGTTCAGGACATAACGGATTGCGTAAGACCCGTCTGTTGACAGTGCTTGATATGGGCTCAAGCAAGGTTGTTTGTGTCATTGCGCGTTTGCGCCCCTTTGACCATATGCAATATTTGCCCGGCCGTACGCACCATATTGAAATATTGGGCTTTGGTGTGCAACGTTCCCGCGGGATCAAATCCGGTGTTGTTATGGATATGGCGGCAGCAGAACAATCTGTTCGCCTTGCAGTTGATGCAGCAGAAAAAATGGCAGGTTTGATTGTCGATTCACTGATCGTCAATTTTTCGTCTGCCCGCTTGAAAAGCGTTGTTGTCCATGGTGAATATGATGTGAGCGGGCGTGAAGTTTCTTCGCGTGATGTTCGCTCGGTTCTCGCCAGTGCATCAAGAAAAGCATTTGCGCTTGATCGTCACATTGTCCATTCCGTCCCGCTCAGCTATTCGCTTGATAGTGAAAAGGGGATTTCCGATCCGATAGGAATGACCGGCAATCTCCTTGGTGTGGATGTCCATGTTTTAACGGCAGAAACGGTTCCGTTGCGGAATCTTGAGGCCTGTATCAATCGCGCTCACATCAGTGTGGAAGCAATGGTTGCAACACCATTTGCAAGCGGTCTTGCAGTGCTTGTCGATGATGAGGCGCGTTTGGGAGCTGCCTGCATCGATATTGGCGGCGGCACAACTACATTTTCAGTTTTTTCCGACAATCATTTTGTTCATGCCGATGCTATTCCTGTTGGTGGCAACCATGTCACGCTTGACATAGCACGTGGTTTTTCGATGCCTCTGGAAGATGCCGAAAGACTGAAGGTTATGCATGGGTCAACACTTCCCGGCGGCGTGGATGACAGACATATGATCAGCATTTCACCGATCGCAGACGAGCGAAGCGAAATGCAATATCCTCGCGCTGTTTTGACACGCATTATTCAGGCGCGTGTGGAAGAAATTCTTGAAATGGTACGTGACAGGCTCAATCGTTCCGGATTTGGCCATGTTATCGGAAAACGTATTGTGCTGACGGGTGGAGGGAGCCAGCTTACCGGCTTGCCCGATACAGCACGCAAGATATTGGGACGTAATGTAAGGGTCGGCCGCCCGCTTGGAGTTTCGGGGTTGCCAACTCTGGCTAAGGGAGCGGCGTTTTCTGCGGTTGTCGGTTTGATGATCTATCCGCAGACGGCGAGTTTCGAAGAGAAAATCGTTCATACGATCGGTCAACTCAAGACTGGTACGGGGGGACGTTTTCAGCGCGTAGGCCAATGGCTGCGCGAGAGTTTTTGA
- a CDS encoding cell division protein FtsQ/DivIB yields the protein MDVGGRVVYALNGQQEDGFSTLAVSILPRLYRRLRRTVSQIVQADIELPRHFGSFAVVLFFGATACYGISAGGHTDEVVKATTSTFGFAVEDVEIAGNNRMSELDVLSALGLDGETSMIGFDAVKAREALAQLPWIQSVDVQKIYPDRVRVSLVERQPYAVWQHGDNLDIIDDAGRVIVPFKPSLAGDLPLVVGTGAEKKASDFVHEVAAFPEIKEHVRAYVRVGDRRWDVLLDNGVRIKLPETDAMVRLADAVKADKEQGLFSRDVLSVDLRLPDRITVALSDEALERRNNVVKEEERHLKARKAGHA from the coding sequence ATGGATGTTGGAGGACGCGTCGTGTATGCGTTGAACGGTCAACAAGAGGACGGTTTTTCGACACTTGCAGTGTCGATATTGCCCCGCCTTTACCGGCGGCTGCGGCGTACTGTCTCTCAAATTGTTCAGGCTGACATCGAATTGCCACGCCATTTTGGTTCATTTGCAGTCGTCCTCTTTTTTGGCGCAACAGCTTGCTATGGCATTTCGGCAGGTGGGCACACCGATGAAGTTGTAAAAGCCACAACATCGACATTCGGTTTTGCAGTTGAAGATGTAGAAATTGCCGGTAATAACCGCATGTCGGAGCTTGATGTTCTTTCGGCTCTCGGTCTTGATGGCGAAACCTCGATGATCGGTTTTGATGCAGTCAAAGCGCGTGAGGCGCTTGCACAACTTCCGTGGATACAATCGGTTGACGTTCAAAAGATCTATCCGGATCGTGTTCGTGTTTCGCTTGTCGAGCGGCAGCCTTATGCAGTTTGGCAGCATGGCGATAACCTTGATATTATTGACGACGCAGGGCGGGTGATCGTGCCGTTCAAACCGAGCCTTGCGGGTGATTTGCCGCTTGTTGTCGGCACAGGTGCTGAAAAGAAGGCATCCGATTTTGTGCATGAAGTAGCCGCTTTTCCGGAAATTAAGGAACATGTACGGGCTTATGTACGTGTGGGCGACCGGCGTTGGGATGTTCTGCTTGATAATGGTGTTCGTATCAAATTGCCGGAAACGGATGCTATGGTAAGACTTGCCGACGCAGTCAAAGCAGATAAAGAGCAAGGGCTTTTTAGCCGCGATGTCTTGAGTGTTGATTTACGGCTTCCTGATCGTATTACAGTTGCATTGTCGGATGAAGCATTGGAGCGGCGTAATAACGTTGTTAAAGAAGAAGAGCGTCATTTGAAGGCTCGGAAGGCAGGTCACGCATGA
- a CDS encoding D-alanine--D-alanine ligase, translating to MAKKHVAVLMGGFSSERPISLSSGAACAEAIENLGYKVTKVDVGRDVASRLAELKPDIAFNALHGIFGEDGRIQGILEFLQIPYTHSGVLASALAMDKGRAKIVAAANGVTVAPSRVMNRFEIGKKHPIEPPYVIKPVYEGSSFGVVIVKAGQNTPPSEITGSSWHYGDDVIVEKYVAGRELTCTVLGGEALEVCEIVPDKEFQFYDFQSKYKPGGSKHVCPAPLSPNIYQNVQRMSVAAHQALGCRGVSRSDFRFDEEKGELVWLEINTQPGMTPTSLVPDMAKVAGRSFGDLVKWMLEDASCMR from the coding sequence ATGGCGAAAAAGCATGTTGCCGTATTGATGGGTGGTTTTTCTTCCGAGCGCCCGATAAGTCTGTCTTCTGGAGCGGCATGTGCAGAGGCCATTGAAAATCTCGGTTATAAAGTCACAAAAGTTGATGTCGGGCGCGATGTTGCGTCCAGACTTGCCGAATTAAAGCCTGATATTGCGTTCAATGCTTTACACGGTATTTTTGGTGAAGATGGCCGTATTCAGGGCATATTGGAATTTTTGCAAATTCCTTACACCCATTCGGGTGTTTTGGCGTCCGCTCTTGCTATGGATAAGGGGCGGGCAAAAATCGTTGCGGCAGCAAATGGCGTAACGGTTGCGCCTTCGCGCGTGATGAACCGTTTCGAGATTGGAAAAAAACATCCGATCGAACCTCCTTATGTCATCAAGCCGGTTTATGAAGGATCGAGCTTTGGTGTGGTTATCGTCAAAGCCGGTCAAAATACACCGCCATCCGAAATTACCGGATCATCCTGGCATTATGGCGATGATGTCATCGTGGAAAAATATGTTGCGGGAAGGGAGCTGACCTGCACTGTTCTGGGTGGAGAGGCGTTGGAAGTTTGCGAGATTGTGCCGGACAAAGAATTTCAATTTTACGATTTTCAGTCAAAATATAAGCCGGGGGGATCAAAACACGTTTGTCCTGCACCACTTTCACCAAATATTTACCAAAATGTGCAAAGGATGTCTGTGGCAGCACATCAGGCACTCGGGTGCAGGGGTGTTAGCCGCTCGGATTTTCGTTTTGACGAGGAGAAAGGTGAGTTGGTCTGGTTGGAAATCAATACACAACCGGGTATGACGCCCACCTCTCTTGTACCGGACATGGCGAAAGTGGCGGGTCGCTCGTTTGGCGATCTTGTGAAATGGATGTTGGAGGACGCGTCGTGTATGCGTTGA
- the murB gene encoding UDP-N-acetylmuramate dehydrogenase produces MIDGEALLKRLQPSLEGIRGRIHPNVDMSKVTWFRAGGLAEVFYQPADEADLAAFLQKLPRDIPITIVGIGSNLLIRDGGIAGVTIRLSAKGFGETQQVSQTRIFAGAATTDKRLASVALEAGISGFHFYCGIPGGLGGALKMNGGANGGETAQHVVEVYALDREGKRHILNLSDMHYSYRQSKVDDDLIFVGALLEGPKGNKEDIKKAMDEAIRHREEVQPIREKTGGSTFRNPEGTSAWKVIDEAGCRGLTIGGAEMSTMHCNFMINKGNATAYDLELLGETVRKRVFEKTGIVLHWEIKRIGQFLPDRVVEPFIAPR; encoded by the coding sequence ATGATAGATGGCGAAGCACTTTTAAAACGGTTGCAACCTTCTCTTGAAGGTATAAGAGGACGAATTCACCCGAATGTGGATATGAGCAAAGTCACCTGGTTTCGTGCCGGTGGCCTTGCCGAAGTCTTCTATCAACCGGCAGACGAAGCCGATCTTGCAGCTTTTTTACAAAAATTGCCACGGGATATACCGATAACGATTGTCGGCATCGGTTCCAATTTGTTGATACGTGATGGCGGCATTGCCGGTGTGACAATCCGCCTTTCGGCCAAAGGTTTCGGTGAAACCCAGCAAGTTTCGCAAACGCGTATTTTTGCCGGTGCCGCAACGACCGATAAAAGGCTAGCTTCTGTTGCGCTCGAAGCGGGAATTTCAGGTTTTCATTTTTATTGCGGAATACCGGGAGGTCTCGGCGGCGCGTTGAAGATGAATGGCGGAGCCAATGGCGGCGAAACGGCACAACATGTTGTTGAAGTCTATGCACTCGACCGTGAGGGAAAACGCCATATCCTCAATCTATCGGATATGCACTATTCCTATCGTCAATCAAAGGTCGATGATGATTTGATCTTTGTCGGTGCTTTGCTTGAAGGGCCTAAAGGTAACAAGGAAGACATCAAGAAAGCCATGGACGAGGCCATTCGCCACCGCGAAGAAGTTCAGCCCATCCGCGAAAAAACCGGCGGTTCAACCTTCCGTAATCCCGAGGGGACATCGGCATGGAAAGTCATTGATGAAGCAGGTTGCCGTGGTTTGACAATTGGTGGAGCCGAGATGAGTACCATGCATTGCAATTTCATGATCAATAAAGGCAATGCAACTGCCTATGATCTCGAGCTTTTAGGCGAAACAGTAAGGAAACGTGTGTTTGAAAAAACCGGAATTGTGCTTCATTGGGAAATTAAGCGCATAGGCCAATTTTTGCCCGATAGAGTTGTAGAACCTTTTATAGCTCCCCGTTGA
- the murC gene encoding UDP-N-acetylmuramate--L-alanine ligase, which translates to MKMPLSIGLIHFVGIGGIGMSGIAEVLHNLGYKVQGSDQADNANVERLRSHGIKIHVGHSADNLGQAEVVVVSTAIHKNNPEYIAAKERHLPIVRRAEMLAELMRFKQAVAIGGTHGKTTTTSLIGTLLEAGNMDPTVINGGIVNAYGTNARMGEGDWMVVEADESDGTFLKLPADVAVVTNIDPEHLDHYGTFEAEREAYLQFVENVPFYGFGVMCLDHPEVQALVSRIDDRRVITYGSNPQADVRFLNHHMEGPKSHFDVVIRSRKTGAVIEMKNLVLPMPGRHNVLNATAAIAVAHELGVSDDAIIKGLAGFGGVKRRFTHTGSWNGVEIFDDYGHHPVEIKAVLKAARESVKGRVIAIAQPHRYTRLHNLFDEFATCFNDADTILVAPVYPAGEDPIEGVNSKALVDRIKTAGHRDARYIADPKEIAPIVRKIAKPGDYVVFLGAGNITQWAYALPNELADLDKK; encoded by the coding sequence ATGAAAATGCCCTTGAGTATTGGCCTTATCCACTTTGTGGGAATTGGGGGTATAGGCATGAGCGGTATTGCCGAAGTGCTCCATAATCTGGGCTATAAAGTTCAAGGTTCCGATCAGGCGGATAATGCCAATGTCGAGCGTTTGCGTTCCCACGGAATAAAAATTCATGTCGGCCACAGTGCCGATAATCTGGGGCAGGCGGAAGTTGTTGTTGTTTCAACCGCTATTCATAAAAATAATCCGGAATATATTGCCGCCAAAGAACGGCATTTGCCGATTGTAAGGCGGGCGGAAATGCTTGCCGAATTGATGCGTTTCAAGCAGGCTGTCGCCATTGGCGGTACGCATGGCAAAACCACAACCACTTCACTGATTGGTACGCTTCTTGAAGCCGGTAATATGGACCCGACTGTGATCAATGGTGGTATTGTCAACGCTTATGGTACCAATGCTCGTATGGGTGAAGGCGACTGGATGGTGGTCGAAGCCGACGAGAGCGACGGTACATTTTTGAAACTTCCGGCTGATGTTGCAGTCGTTACCAATATTGATCCTGAACATCTCGATCATTACGGTACTTTCGAGGCTGAACGCGAAGCTTACTTGCAATTTGTCGAGAATGTCCCCTTTTACGGTTTTGGCGTCATGTGTCTCGATCATCCGGAAGTGCAAGCATTGGTGAGCCGCATTGATGACCGTCGCGTCATCACTTACGGCTCCAACCCGCAGGCAGATGTGCGCTTTTTGAACCACCATATGGAAGGGCCGAAATCGCATTTCGATGTTGTCATCCGTTCGCGTAAAACCGGCGCGGTTATCGAGATGAAAAATCTGGTTTTGCCAATGCCGGGTCGTCATAATGTGTTGAACGCCACCGCAGCCATTGCTGTTGCTCACGAACTTGGTGTTTCAGATGACGCCATTATCAAAGGATTAGCCGGTTTTGGCGGTGTCAAACGCCGCTTTACCCATACCGGTAGCTGGAATGGTGTGGAAATTTTCGATGACTATGGACACCATCCGGTCGAGATCAAAGCTGTGCTCAAAGCTGCTCGTGAGAGTGTAAAGGGTCGTGTCATTGCCATTGCCCAGCCGCATCGTTATACGCGCCTTCATAATCTTTTTGACGAATTTGCAACCTGCTTCAATGATGCCGACACTATTCTTGTTGCTCCGGTTTATCCGGCCGGAGAAGACCCGATTGAAGGTGTCAACTCGAAAGCTCTGGTTGACCGGATCAAAACTGCTGGCCACCGTGATGCGCGTTATATTGCCGATCCGAAGGAAATCGCCCCGATTGTGAGAAAAATTGCAAAGCCCGGTGATTATGTTGTGTTCCTAGGGGCTGGCAATATTACCCAATGGGCTTATGCTCTACCGAATGAATTGGCAGATCTTGATAAAAAATAA
- the murG gene encoding undecaprenyldiphospho-muramoylpentapeptide beta-N-acetylglucosaminyltransferase, which translates to MTDKKIIVLVAGGTGGHLFPAEALRGELVRRGYDVHLITDDRARRFVRTFDDDHVHVIPSATITSKNPFAVAKTLWQLLKGVRASRRLFKKLRPVLVAGFGGYPTLPPLYAAKSIGLRAFIHEQNAVMGRANKALAARVDAIAGGFLEDQGPYKDKIVVTGNPVRDAVIEASEQPYRPSDGTDVFNLLIFGGSQGASFFNEIVPAAVKLLGDDVKKRLSIVQQVRGDDKELIETYRNLQVKAEVKEFFDDMPKRIADAHFIIARSGASTVSEIAAIGRPALLVPYPYALDHDQSVNAARLAATGAVKVMQQKELDSHELAKMIDAVAKNSALLITQAKVAKTAGHRDATKKLADLAEALVAGKTVKEFKEGETS; encoded by the coding sequence ATGACTGATAAAAAAATAATTGTTCTGGTTGCGGGTGGCACCGGTGGCCATCTTTTTCCTGCCGAAGCTTTAAGAGGTGAACTTGTCCGGCGGGGTTATGATGTCCATTTGATCACCGATGACAGGGCAAGACGATTTGTGCGCACATTTGACGATGATCATGTGCATGTTATTCCCTCGGCGACCATAACAAGCAAAAATCCTTTTGCAGTGGCGAAAACGCTCTGGCAGCTTTTGAAAGGTGTTCGCGCGTCACGGCGACTATTTAAAAAATTGCGACCCGTTCTTGTCGCAGGATTTGGCGGCTATCCCACATTGCCACCGCTTTATGCTGCAAAGTCGATTGGTTTGCGCGCTTTTATCCATGAGCAAAATGCGGTGATGGGGCGCGCCAATAAAGCTTTGGCTGCACGGGTTGATGCCATTGCCGGTGGTTTTCTTGAAGATCAAGGACCGTATAAAGACAAGATTGTGGTAACCGGTAATCCGGTTCGCGATGCAGTGATTGAAGCTTCGGAACAACCCTACCGCCCGTCTGATGGAACTGATGTTTTCAATCTTTTGATTTTCGGTGGCAGTCAGGGAGCGTCATTTTTCAATGAAATTGTACCTGCAGCGGTAAAACTACTTGGCGATGATGTTAAAAAACGCCTCTCTATTGTCCAGCAGGTCAGGGGCGACGATAAAGAACTCATCGAAACCTATCGGAATCTTCAGGTCAAAGCCGAAGTCAAAGAATTTTTCGACGATATGCCGAAGCGTATTGCCGATGCACATTTTATCATTGCACGCTCTGGCGCTTCTACAGTGTCGGAAATTGCAGCAATCGGCAGACCTGCTTTGCTTGTTCCATATCCTTACGCACTTGATCACGATCAATCGGTCAATGCCGCGAGGCTCGCTGCAACAGGTGCCGTGAAAGTGATGCAGCAGAAAGAACTGGATAGTCACGAGCTTGCAAAAATGATTGATGCGGTTGCTAAAAACAGCGCTCTTCTTATTACACAGGCAAAAGTTGCCAAAACTGCAGGTCATAGAGATGCCACAAAAAAATTGGCAGATCTTGCAGAAGCATTGGTTGCGGGCAAAACAGTAAAAGAATTTAAAGAAGGAGAAACTTCATGA
- the murD gene encoding UDP-N-acetylmuramoyl-L-alanine--D-glutamate ligase gives MIIVNSFKNKKVALFGLGGSGVATAKSLLAGGADVLAWDDKMETVERTRAENIPVSDLHNVDWSKISALVLAPGVPLTNPEPHWTVKLAKAAGVEIIGDIELFIRERNAYLEHNKLSDADMPFIAITGTNGKSTTTALINHLLNESGKMSEMGGNIGTAILSLEPFEKNRFYVIECSSFQIDLTPSINPTVGILLNISPDHIDRHGTFEHYCEIKKRLVNGAKTALVAVDDESSTKIYEELLHDHHKVYPVSKDKVLKSGYYAVKDELFSVENGKAEARLSLSGISSLRGSHNAQNALMALATLDILKIKPVELQRIFASYVGLPHRMQQVRKIGNALYVDDSKATNAEASAPALATFDHIYWIIGGLAKEGGITALKDYFPKIRKAYLIGDAAEDFARTINGAFPISMSGTLEKAVQEAHQDAGKDKAEEVAVLLSPACASYDQFKNYGARGDAFKAFVKAL, from the coding sequence ATGATTATAGTCAATTCTTTCAAGAATAAAAAAGTAGCACTCTTCGGCCTTGGTGGTTCGGGTGTTGCGACAGCAAAATCCCTTCTTGCCGGTGGTGCGGACGTTCTCGCATGGGACGACAAGATGGAGACTGTCGAAAGGACCCGCGCCGAGAATATACCGGTGAGCGATCTTCATAATGTCGATTGGTCAAAAATCTCGGCTCTCGTTCTTGCCCCCGGTGTGCCGCTCACCAATCCGGAACCGCACTGGACGGTCAAACTGGCAAAAGCCGCCGGTGTCGAAATTATCGGAGACATCGAATTGTTCATTCGCGAGCGCAATGCTTATCTCGAACACAATAAACTTTCCGACGCGGATATGCCCTTTATTGCAATTACCGGCACCAATGGCAAATCCACCACAACCGCACTCATCAATCATCTTCTGAACGAGAGCGGAAAAATGTCGGAAATGGGTGGCAATATCGGTACCGCTATTTTGTCGCTCGAGCCGTTTGAAAAAAATCGTTTTTATGTGATCGAATGCTCGTCTTTCCAAATTGATCTCACCCCGTCCATCAACCCGACTGTCGGCATTCTTCTTAATATCTCGCCTGATCATATCGACCGGCACGGAACATTTGAACATTATTGCGAAATCAAGAAACGGCTGGTAAATGGCGCCAAAACGGCACTCGTTGCCGTTGACGACGAAAGCTCGACAAAAATCTATGAAGAGCTTTTACATGACCATCATAAAGTTTATCCCGTTTCAAAAGACAAGGTTTTGAAGAGCGGATATTATGCTGTCAAAGACGAGCTTTTCAGTGTGGAGAATGGCAAAGCGGAAGCACGTTTGTCGCTTTCCGGAATTTCTTCGCTTCGCGGCAGTCATAATGCCCAGAATGCGTTAATGGCACTCGCCACTCTTGACATTTTAAAAATAAAACCGGTTGAATTGCAGCGTATTTTTGCCTCCTATGTCGGGCTGCCGCACCGTATGCAGCAGGTCAGAAAAATCGGCAATGCTCTTTATGTCGACGATAGCAAGGCAACCAATGCCGAGGCAAGTGCACCGGCACTCGCCACCTTTGATCATATTTACTGGATTATCGGTGGTCTTGCAAAAGAAGGCGGCATCACCGCTTTGAAAGATTATTTTCCAAAAATCCGCAAAGCCTATCTCATTGGTGATGCTGCGGAAGATTTTGCCCGCACTATTAATGGCGCATTTCCGATTTCAATGTCGGGAACGCTGGAAAAAGCTGTTCAGGAAGCCCATCAGGATGCAGGAAAAGACAAAGCCGAAGAAGTGGCCGTTCTGCTTTCACCTGCTTGTGCAAGCTATGACCAGTTCAAAAATTACGGCGCTCGCGGTGATGCTTTCAAAGCTTTTGTAAAAGCGTTATAA